In Streptococcus mitis, the DNA window AGAGTCTGTTCTCTATTCTATTCATGCTGGTGGCAAGCGTATTCGGCCTTTTCTCTTGTTAGAAGTTTTGGAAGCCTTGCATATTGCCATCAAACCTGCTCACGCGCAGGTGGCCGCGGCCTTGGAAATGATTCATACAGGTAGTTTGATTCACGATGATCTTCCAGCTATGGATGATGATGATTACCGTCGGGGACGCTTGACCAATCACAAGAAATTCGGTGAAGCTATGGCCATTTTGGCTGGAGATGCTTTATTCCTAGATCCTTATGCCTTGATAGCGCAGGCAGATTTGCCAAGTCAGATCAAGGTGGACTTGATTGCCAATTTATCTCTTGCTTCAGGAAGTCTGGGTATGGTAGCAGGGCAGGTTTTGGACATGGAAGGCGAACACCAGCATTTGTCTTTGGAAGAACTCCAGACCATTCATGCCAATAAGACTGGAAAATTACTAGCCTATCCCTTCCAAGCAGCAGCCATCATAGCCGAATTGGAACCTGAAATGCAGGCAAAACTGAAAACTATTGGGGAATTGATTGGACTTGCTTTTCAAGTTCGAGACGATGTACTGGATGTGACCGCTAGTTTTGAGGAAATCGGCAAGACACCACAAAAGGATTTGCAGGCTGAAAAATCAACCTATCCTGCTTTGTTGGGCTTGGAAGAAGCTATTGCCTTTTGTAACCAAACTCTGGATCAAGCTAATGCCAAATTAGAAGAAATTGCCCAGCAGGTTTCCTTTGAAACAGAATCGATTGTAAAAGTAGTAGAAAGTTTGAGAATCAATGGCTAAGGAAAGAGTGGATGTACTAGCTTATAAACAGGGCTTGTTTGAAACGAGAGAACAAGCCAAGCGCGGCGTCATGGCTGGTCTAGTCGTAGCAGTCCTTAATGGAGAACGGTTTGATAAACCAGGAGAGAAAATTCCAGACGACACCGAGCTAAAACTCAAGGGGGAGAAACTCAAGTATGTCAGCCGTGGTGGTTTAAAACTGGAAAAGGCCTTGCAGGTCTTTGATTTGTCAGTTGATGGAGCGACCACAATTGATATCGGTGCTTCTACTGGTGGCTTTACCGATGTTATGTTGCAGAATGGTGCTGAACTTGTTTTTGCAGTTGATGTCGGTACCAATCAGTTGGCTTGGAAATTACGCCAAGACCCGCGGGTTGTCAGTATGGAGCAATTCAATTTCCGCTATGCTGAAAAGACTGATTTCGAGCAGGAACCGAGCTTTGCCAGTATTGATGTGAGTTTCATTTCCCTAAGTCTTATTTTGCCGGCCTTGCACCGTGTGTTGGCTAATCAGGGTCAGGTTGTGGCTTTGGTTAAGCCCCAGTTTGAAGCAGGACGTGAGCAAATCGGGAAAAATGGAATTATTCGAGATGCTAAGGTTCATCAGAATGTCCTTGAATCTGTCACAGCTATGGCAGTAGAGGAAGGTTTTTCAGTCCTTGGTTTGGATTTTTCTCCCATCCAAGGTGGTCATGGAAATATTGAGTTTTTAGCGTATTTGAAAAAAGAAGAGTCAGCAAGCAATCAGGTTCTTGCTGAGATTGCAGAAGTAGTAGAGAGGGCGCATAGTCAATTTAAAAATGAATAAAAAAGAGAGACTTGAAAAAATTAGACGATTTGTGACAGATTATCAAATCGGTACGCAAGAAGAAATCGTAGAACATTTGAAAGAGGCAGGAATCACTGCCACTCAAGCAACAGTATCACGAGATATCAAAGAGTTAGGCATTGTCAAAATTCCTTTGAGAGACAACACCTATGTCTATGAATTGCCAAAATCAATCGTAAAAAGTTTGCAACTGGCTGAAGACAATATCGAATCGGCTGAATTGATGGATAAGATGATTAATCTCCAAGTCATCCCAGGAAATACTGCTTTTGTAAAAGCTCAGTTAATCGAGACTTTTGCGGACAAGATTTTTAGCTGTTTGGCTGATGATAGTTCGATTTTAGTCATTGCCAGAAGTGAAAATCTAGCTGAGGAAATCTTTGAACAAGTAAAAAATTGGTAGGTCTATATGTTACTTGAAATTTCGATAAAAAACTTTGCCATTATTGAGGCTATTTCCCTCAATTTTGAAAAGGGAATGACTGTCCTGACTGGTGAAACGGGTGCAGGGAAGTCGATTATCATTGATGCCATGAATATGATGTTGGGAGCTCGTGCTACGACAGATGTTATTCGTCATGGTGCGCCAAAGGCAGAGATTGAGGGGCTTTTCTCAGTTGAGAATAGTCGCCTTTTACAGGAAATTTTTGATGAGCAAGGTTTGGAAATGGGGGATGAGATTATCATCCGTCGGGAAATTCTGCAAAATGGTCGTAGTATCAGCCGTGTCAATGGTCAGATGGTTAATCTGTCTGTTTTGCGCGCTATTGGGCAACATCTGGTAGATATTCATGGTCAGCATGACCAAGAGGAGTTAATGCGTCCCCAACTGCATATTCAAATGTTGGATGAATTTGGTGATACAGGCTTTTGGGCCTTGAAAGAAACCTATCAAACGAGTTTTGATGCCTATCGAAAAATGCGTAAGCAGGTTCTGGAAGTCAAGAAAAACCAACAGGAACACAAGGCACGTATTGAAATGTTGGAATTTCAAATGGCAGAGATTGAGGCGGCAAACTTGCAGGCTGGAGAAGACCTGTCTCTCAACCAAGAGCGTGATAAACTTCTTAATCATAAAAATATTGCGGATACGCTGACCAATGCGTACAGTATGTTGGACAATGAAGACTTTTCAAGTCTGGCCAATGTTCGTTCAGCCATGAATGACATGGAAAGTGTTGAAGAGTACGACCCTGAATACCGTGAAATTTCAAGCTCTTTGTCTGAGACATACTATGTCTTAGAAGACATTAGCAAGCGTTTGGAAGCTATTATTGAGGACCTTGATTTTGATGGCAATCGTCTCATGCAGGTCGAGAATCGTTTGGACCTCCTTCATACTATTACCCGTAAGTATGGTGAGACTGTTGATGATGTCTTGCTTTATTTTGCTAAAATTACAGAAGAATACAATCTCTTGACAGGCAATAACCTTTCTTCTGAGGACATGGAAGCAGAGCTTAAGAAGTTGGAAGTTAATCTTGTCGATTTGGCAGGTCAGCTTGCCTCTGCTCGTCATGATTTGGCCCAGCAGCTCGAAGCTGAGATTAAACAAGAACTTCAAGACCTTTATATGGAAAAAGCCCAGTTTCAGGTTCGTTTTAGCAAGGGCAAATTCAGTCGTGAGGGCAATGAAACGGTCGAGTTTTACATTTCAACCAATCCTGGCGAAGACTTTAAACCCTTGGTCAAGGTTGCGTCTGGTGGGGAATTATCTCGTCTCATGCTAGCTATTAAATCTGCCTTTTCTCGTAAAGAAGGTAAGACCAGCATTGTCTTTGATGAGGTGGATACGGGAGTTTCAGGTCGTGTAGCTCAGGCCATCGCGCAGAAGATTCACAAGATTGGTCAGCATGGTCAGGTTCTTGCTATTTCCCATTTACCACAAGTGATTGCGATTGCGGATTATCAGTTCTTTATTGAGAAGATTAGCAATGAGCATTCAACGGTTTCGACTGTTCGTCTCTTGACGGTTGAAGAGCGAGTGGAGGAAGTTGCCAAGATGTTGGCTGGTGATGATGTGACGGAAGCAGCCCTGACGCAAGCTAGAGAATTGTTGAGAAACAGGGAGAAATAAGATGACAGACTATTATGTAATTGGAGACGTTCACGGAAAAGCTGGGATGCTAGAAGACCTTCTCAAAACATGGGATGGTCAGACCCAGTTGCTCTTTCTAGGTGATTTGATTGACCGTGGTGAGGATAGTCGCCGTGTTCTAGAGATGGTTAAGGACTTAGTGGACAATCAAGGGGCGATCTGTTTGTCAGGAAATCACGAGTATATGTTTTTGACTTGGCTCGATGACCCAGAAGAAAGTTATGACCACTATCGTCGTAATGGTGGAGATACAACCATTAACTCTATCCTAGGTCGTCCCTTGAATGCACCAGTTGATGGAGTGGAGGATGCCAAGCGTGTCGCTACTGAAGCGGCAGATTTGGTCGAATTTATTCGTCAAATGCCATTTGTGGTAGAGACAGATAAGTATATCTTTGTTCATGCAGGTATTGATTTGACCTTGGATGACTGGCATGAAACAACAGATTACAAGAAAGTCTGGCTTAGAAAACCATTCCACGAAGCCGAAAATCATACTGGAAAAACCATTGTTTTCGGACATACACCAGTTTATGGTTTACTGAAGCAAGAACGAGGTACAGCTGAGCTTTGGACGACAGAAGATGGTAAGATTGGGATGGACGGAGGAGCTGTTTATGGTGGTGTCCTTCATGGAATTGTTTTTACAGACCAAGGAATGACAGAACACCACTTTATCGAAAATGACGGCTTTGTCGCTGAAGATTAGTACTCCTAGCAGGGTATGGTCTTGTCAAAATATCAAAAACAATTTATAATAAATAGATACCCTGAAAGGAAGAGAATCATGAATTTAGAAGAATTGAAACAACGACAGGAGAAGATCCGTAACTTCTCTATTATTGCCCATATTGACCACGGTAAGTCGACTCTAGCAGACCGCATTTTGGAAAAGACAGAGACAGTTTCAAGCCGTGAAATGCAGGCCCAGCTTTTGGATAGCATGGATCTAGAGCGGGAACGTGGGATTACTATTAAACTCAATGCTATCGAGCTCAATTATACTGCAAAAGATGGGGAAACTTATATTTTCCACTTAATTGACACGCCGGGGCACGTGGATTTTACCTATGAAGTTTCACGTTCGCTAGCTGCCTGTGAGGGTGCTATTTTGGTGGTCGATGCTGCCCAAGGAATTGAGGCTCAAACTCTTGCCAATGTTTATCTAGCCTTGGACAATGATTTGGAAATCATGCCAGTCATTAACAAAATTGACCTGCCAGCTGCAGATCCAGAGCGCGTGCGTACAGAAATTGAGGACGTCATTGGTTTGGATGCTAGCGAAGCAGTCTTAGCATCAGCTAAAGCTGGTATTGGTATCGAAGAAATTCTTGAGCAAATCGTAGAAAAAGTGCCAGCACCAACGGGTGATGTGACGGCGCCGCTTAAAGCCTTGATTTTTGACTCTGTTTACGATGCTTACCGCGGGGTTATTCTCCAAGTTCGCGTTATGGATGGAGTGGTCAAACCTGGCGATAAGATTCAGCTCATGAGCAATGGCAAGACCTTTGATGTTACGGAAGTCGGTATTTTCACACCAAAAGCAGTTGGTCGTGATTTCCTTGCGACTGGTGACGTTGGTTATATTGCGGCTTCTATTAAGACGGTTCAGGACACTCGTGTGGGTGATACCGTTACCTTGGCAACCAATCCTGCTGCAGAGCCCTTACATGGTTACAAGCAGATGAATCCTATGGTCTTTGCGGGTCTCTATCCAATCGAGTCAAACAAGTACAATGATCTACGTGAAGCGCTTGAAAAATTGCAACTGAATGATGCTAGTCTTCAGTTTGAACCAGAAACATCTCAGGCACTTGGATTTGGTTTCCGTTGTGGTTTCCTTGGACTTCTCCATATGGATGTTATCCAAGAGCGTTTAGAGCGTGAGTTTAACATTGACCTCATCATGACAGCGCCGTCTGTTATCTATAAGGTTAATTTGACTGACGGTGAATCAATGGATGTGTCAAACCCGTCTGAGTTCCCAGACCCAACCAAGATTGCGACCATTGAAGAGCCTTATGTTAAGGCGCAGATTATGGTACCACAGGAGTTCGTCGGAGCAGTAATGGAATTGGCTCAGCGCAAGCGTGGGGACTTTGTGACTATGGACTATATCGATGATAATCGTGTTAATGTCATCTATCAAATTCCACTTGCTGAAATCGTCTTTGACTTCTTTGATAAACTTAAATCTTCGACACGTGGTTATGCAAGCTTTGACTACGAATTGTCAGAGTATCGCCCATCTAAGCTGGTGAAAATGGATATCCTTCTCAATGGAGACAAGGTGGATGCCCTCAGCTTTATCGTTCACAAGGACTTTGCCTACGAACGTGGGAAACTCATCGTTGATAAGCTCAAGAAAATCATCCCTCGTCAACAATTTGAAGTTCCGATTCAAGCAGCAATTGGACACAAGATTGTGGCTCGTACTGATATCAAGGCTCTTCGTAAGAACGTACTTGCTAAGTGTTATGGTGGAGACGTTTCTCGTAAACGTAAACTCCTTGAAAAACAAAAAGCTGGTAAGAAACGTATGAAAGCTATCGGATCAGTAGAAGTTCCGCAAGAAGCCTTCCTTAGCGTCTTGAGTATGGATGAAGAATAATGATTCTATATAAAACTCTTGAAATACATTCAAGAGTTTTATATTTTTAGTTAAAAATTGTAACTTAACTCCATTTATGGTAGAGTAAAATACGGAGGTTATATGGAATACTAAAAGTTATTATGACTAGGAAAATTTTAAATAAAATTGATAAAGAACTGGGGCAGAAAATGAATTAGAATAATGATTCTATTTTACCGCTTGGATCTATAATTGTTAGTAAAGAAGGGGCGATTTCTTTAACTTATGATGAAAGTATTAGAAGAAAAACAAATTAAAACTGAAAAGTTATATGGTTTTACTCGATATTTATTAATTGAAATAAATAATGGTTACGGGTTACTGGATTGTGAATCTACGACTTGTTTTGGTTATTTTTATAAAATTTATAAGATTGATTTTGATTTATTTTATAAGATAAAAAAGCAATCTGAGGATAAGCGAGAAGATATAACAAAAAATATAAAATTAGGTAGATTTTTCATGCTACCGATAATGATAGTGATTTTTTTCATTCTTTTAATAGAATTTATTGGCTTTAATAAATTTAATCTTGTTTTATCTCATAGCTTTACGTATTTTATCTTTTCTGCATTACCTGTTATATTATCAGTATTATTTCGCTTGGGCTATTCTTATAAGCAAAAACTGATGATTAATAAAATTTTTATATTAGAAAATTCTCGTCATTACCATGTAGTTGAAAAGTTTAGTAATTTTAAATTAAAAAATTGGCTTCTCCTAATTATAAATGTGGTTATTGCCAGTTCTTTACTTATTTATATTTATGTATATGGTAATTTAATTGTTATGTTTTTTACGACAATATATTTATATTTATTAACTTTTAGTAAGAATATACGATTGAGTCAAGCAAATACAATGAATATTAAAATATTTGTTGAAAAAGGATATTCGGAAAGTGATTCAATGTTATTATAGAATTCAATAATTGGATAAATAGATACTCGATACGACTTAGTCAGTTTTCATAATCAAGAGTATATTCTATATTATCAAATCCAATGTTTGAACTAAAATTGGAAAAAATTCTTATACTTTATTTGTTTTTATTAAAAATTGTAAATTAACTCCATTTATGGTAGAGTAACATATGGAGGTTATTATGAAAAAAATTTTACTTTTAGCATCTATTTTGCTTACAAGTGTCACGTTAGTGGCATGTTCAAATCAAGCTCAAACTCAAGGAAATTCAAGTAAAACAACTAGCTCTTCAACTAGTCAAGATTCAACTAATTCAAACACTCTTAGTAGTACACAGAATTC includes these proteins:
- a CDS encoding polyprenyl synthetase family protein, encoding MRKQEKLALVESALEDFYGDQQFSSSLRESVLYSIHAGGKRIRPFLLLEVLEALHIAIKPAHAQVAAALEMIHTGSLIHDDLPAMDDDDYRRGRLTNHKKFGEAMAILAGDALFLDPYALIAQADLPSQIKVDLIANLSLASGSLGMVAGQVLDMEGEHQHLSLEELQTIHANKTGKLLAYPFQAAAIIAELEPEMQAKLKTIGELIGLAFQVRDDVLDVTASFEEIGKTPQKDLQAEKSTYPALLGLEEAIAFCNQTLDQANAKLEEIAQQVSFETESIVKVVESLRING
- a CDS encoding TlyA family RNA methyltransferase, producing the protein MAKERVDVLAYKQGLFETREQAKRGVMAGLVVAVLNGERFDKPGEKIPDDTELKLKGEKLKYVSRGGLKLEKALQVFDLSVDGATTIDIGASTGGFTDVMLQNGAELVFAVDVGTNQLAWKLRQDPRVVSMEQFNFRYAEKTDFEQEPSFASIDVSFISLSLILPALHRVLANQGQVVALVKPQFEAGREQIGKNGIIRDAKVHQNVLESVTAMAVEEGFSVLGLDFSPIQGGHGNIEFLAYLKKEESASNQVLAEIAEVVERAHSQFKNE
- a CDS encoding arginine repressor, which codes for MNKKERLEKIRRFVTDYQIGTQEEIVEHLKEAGITATQATVSRDIKELGIVKIPLRDNTYVYELPKSIVKSLQLAEDNIESAELMDKMINLQVIPGNTAFVKAQLIETFADKIFSCLADDSSILVIARSENLAEEIFEQVKNW
- the recN gene encoding DNA repair protein RecN translates to MLLEISIKNFAIIEAISLNFEKGMTVLTGETGAGKSIIIDAMNMMLGARATTDVIRHGAPKAEIEGLFSVENSRLLQEIFDEQGLEMGDEIIIRREILQNGRSISRVNGQMVNLSVLRAIGQHLVDIHGQHDQEELMRPQLHIQMLDEFGDTGFWALKETYQTSFDAYRKMRKQVLEVKKNQQEHKARIEMLEFQMAEIEAANLQAGEDLSLNQERDKLLNHKNIADTLTNAYSMLDNEDFSSLANVRSAMNDMESVEEYDPEYREISSSLSETYYVLEDISKRLEAIIEDLDFDGNRLMQVENRLDLLHTITRKYGETVDDVLLYFAKITEEYNLLTGNNLSSEDMEAELKKLEVNLVDLAGQLASARHDLAQQLEAEIKQELQDLYMEKAQFQVRFSKGKFSREGNETVEFYISTNPGEDFKPLVKVASGGELSRLMLAIKSAFSRKEGKTSIVFDEVDTGVSGRVAQAIAQKIHKIGQHGQVLAISHLPQVIAIADYQFFIEKISNEHSTVSTVRLLTVEERVEEVAKMLAGDDVTEAALTQARELLRNREK
- a CDS encoding metallophosphoesterase family protein, whose protein sequence is MTDYYVIGDVHGKAGMLEDLLKTWDGQTQLLFLGDLIDRGEDSRRVLEMVKDLVDNQGAICLSGNHEYMFLTWLDDPEESYDHYRRNGGDTTINSILGRPLNAPVDGVEDAKRVATEAADLVEFIRQMPFVVETDKYIFVHAGIDLTLDDWHETTDYKKVWLRKPFHEAENHTGKTIVFGHTPVYGLLKQERGTAELWTTEDGKIGMDGGAVYGGVLHGIVFTDQGMTEHHFIENDGFVAED
- the lepA gene encoding translation elongation factor 4 translates to MNLEELKQRQEKIRNFSIIAHIDHGKSTLADRILEKTETVSSREMQAQLLDSMDLERERGITIKLNAIELNYTAKDGETYIFHLIDTPGHVDFTYEVSRSLAACEGAILVVDAAQGIEAQTLANVYLALDNDLEIMPVINKIDLPAADPERVRTEIEDVIGLDASEAVLASAKAGIGIEEILEQIVEKVPAPTGDVTAPLKALIFDSVYDAYRGVILQVRVMDGVVKPGDKIQLMSNGKTFDVTEVGIFTPKAVGRDFLATGDVGYIAASIKTVQDTRVGDTVTLATNPAAEPLHGYKQMNPMVFAGLYPIESNKYNDLREALEKLQLNDASLQFEPETSQALGFGFRCGFLGLLHMDVIQERLEREFNIDLIMTAPSVIYKVNLTDGESMDVSNPSEFPDPTKIATIEEPYVKAQIMVPQEFVGAVMELAQRKRGDFVTMDYIDDNRVNVIYQIPLAEIVFDFFDKLKSSTRGYASFDYELSEYRPSKLVKMDILLNGDKVDALSFIVHKDFAYERGKLIVDKLKKIIPRQQFEVPIQAAIGHKIVARTDIKALRKNVLAKCYGGDVSRKRKLLEKQKAGKKRMKAIGSVEVPQEAFLSVLSMDEE